In the Leptospira selangorensis genome, one interval contains:
- a CDS encoding FAD-dependent monooxygenase: protein MKQDQPYDVIISGAGPVGLFLACELALSKCRVLILEKSESLHSPFKQLPFGVRGLSAPSIEALYHRGLLEELEIHKRLKNPHVNSVQQGPRRQVGHFAGIPFLEGNIDTSQWKHRLESSTETNLISEMEEIETILTRRSVALGVEIKRGLPLDSFYQTNDGVTVQSGDQTFQSQWLVGCDGARSVVRKLGGFEFAGTDPEFTGYSTKVDIVDPEKLSSGRNLTERGMYLQSQPGFIVIQDFDGGAFHSSEKQITLEHVQEVLRRISNTDVTISALHFATTWTDRARQATSYRNERILLAGDAAHIHSPLGGQGLNLGLGDAMNLGWKLAATIHKKAPEGLLDSYYKERHPIGAQVLDWSRAQVMIMKPDPQARALNSIIRDLMDTRDAATYMAARVWGIFTHYDLGDVHPLVGYSVPNFEFEDGRRIGEFMQDGQGILLDFDTKTSLKTLANEYGDQVKYVSGRAKEQLSLSAVLIRPDGIIAWASDNEADEQSITQAASLWFTQFIS from the coding sequence ATGAAACAAGACCAACCATACGATGTTATTATTTCTGGAGCAGGCCCGGTTGGACTTTTTTTAGCCTGTGAACTTGCATTGTCAAAATGCAGAGTTCTTATATTGGAAAAATCCGAAAGTCTTCATTCGCCGTTCAAACAACTTCCTTTCGGGGTGCGTGGACTCTCTGCTCCTAGTATTGAAGCTCTTTATCATCGTGGATTATTAGAAGAACTTGAAATACATAAACGTCTTAAAAATCCTCACGTAAATTCGGTTCAACAAGGCCCTCGTCGTCAAGTAGGACATTTCGCGGGTATTCCATTTCTTGAGGGTAATATCGACACATCACAGTGGAAACATCGTTTAGAAAGTTCTACAGAAACCAATCTGATCTCTGAGATGGAAGAGATCGAAACTATTCTGACTCGTCGCTCGGTAGCGTTGGGTGTAGAGATCAAGAGAGGACTTCCATTGGATTCTTTTTATCAAACGAACGATGGGGTGACTGTTCAATCCGGTGATCAGACTTTTCAAAGCCAATGGCTTGTTGGTTGTGATGGTGCTCGAAGTGTGGTCCGTAAATTGGGAGGTTTTGAATTCGCAGGTACTGACCCGGAATTTACTGGCTATTCTACCAAAGTTGATATCGTCGATCCTGAAAAGTTAAGCTCAGGGCGAAATTTAACTGAAAGAGGAATGTATTTACAATCTCAACCTGGCTTCATAGTTATCCAGGACTTTGATGGCGGAGCCTTTCATAGTTCGGAAAAACAAATTACATTGGAACATGTGCAGGAAGTCCTACGACGTATCTCTAATACGGATGTGACTATCAGTGCTCTCCATTTCGCAACTACTTGGACTGACAGAGCAAGACAGGCAACAAGCTATCGAAATGAAAGGATCCTTTTAGCTGGAGACGCAGCTCATATTCATTCTCCTTTAGGAGGCCAAGGATTGAATCTTGGATTGGGAGATGCTATGAATCTTGGATGGAAACTTGCTGCGACCATTCATAAAAAAGCGCCAGAAGGTTTGTTAGACAGTTATTATAAGGAAAGACATCCAATTGGTGCACAGGTTTTAGATTGGTCTCGCGCTCAGGTTATGATCATGAAGCCAGATCCACAAGCTCGTGCATTAAATTCAATTATTCGGGATCTTATGGATACTCGTGATGCTGCAACTTATATGGCAGCAAGAGTATGGGGAATTTTCACACATTATGATCTAGGTGATGTTCATCCTTTGGTAGGTTATAGCGTTCCGAATTTCGAGTTTGAAGACGGTAGAAGGATAGGCGAATTTATGCAAGATGGCCAAGGAATTCTTCTAGATTTTGATACCAAAACTTCTCTTAAAACCTTGGCGAATGAATACGGAGATCAAGTGAAGTATGTTTCTGGCCGGGCGAAGGAGCAGTTAAGCTTAAGTGCAGTGCTAATACGACCCGATGGAATTATCGCTTGGGCTTCTGATAACGAAGCTGATGAACAATCTATTACGCAAGCTGCTTCTCTTTGGTTTACTCAATTTATTTCTTGA
- a CDS encoding DUF962 domain-containing protein, with translation MKFAKEMAFYSAYHQEKRNVWIHVLGVPTITFTLFLVLNRLELVNVLGYTVTAATVFGIVVLAYYFTLDFIFAAATTVVFGSLMFLAQYITLSLTATTAWSIFAVAQLIGWGAQFYGHFIFEKSRPALFDNLFQAVVSAPIFVIADVFFELGLRKDVQEAVRKELAAQGKLKNFSTAH, from the coding sequence ATGAAATTCGCTAAGGAAATGGCCTTCTATTCCGCGTACCACCAAGAAAAAAGAAACGTGTGGATCCACGTGTTAGGAGTTCCTACCATCACCTTCACCTTATTTTTGGTGCTGAATAGATTAGAGTTAGTTAATGTTTTAGGTTATACAGTAACCGCTGCTACCGTATTTGGGATCGTAGTGCTTGCCTACTATTTCACCTTGGATTTTATTTTTGCTGCGGCGACTACTGTGGTCTTCGGATCTTTAATGTTTCTCGCTCAATACATCACCCTATCATTGACCGCTACCACTGCTTGGAGCATATTCGCAGTCGCTCAGTTGATAGGTTGGGGAGCTCAATTCTACGGACATTTTATCTTTGAAAAAAGCCGTCCTGCATTGTTCGACAATTTATTCCAAGCAGTAGTTTCTGCTCCTATTTTCGTAATTGCAGATGTGTTTTTCGAATTGGGACTCAGAAAAGATGTGCAAGAAGCGGTTCGTAAAGAACTCGCAGCACAAGGCAAATTAAAAAACTTCAGCACTGCTCATTAA
- a CDS encoding cytochrome c maturation protein CcmE: MNVKFTVLASIIALSLGTIAFFSSKETSYTLLDASDLAANTTKYEADDLLRVRGFVKLGSLIREGKTAKFVLQLNEKEVPVFFTGATLLPDAFKEGARARVDGVWKNGVLVADKVEAKCASKYEAGYKEEEQ, translated from the coding sequence ATGAACGTGAAATTTACCGTACTTGCGAGTATCATCGCACTTTCCTTGGGAACAATCGCATTCTTTTCTTCTAAAGAAACTTCTTATACTTTATTAGATGCTTCCGATTTAGCTGCAAATACCACTAAATACGAGGCGGATGATCTATTAAGAGTAAGAGGATTCGTAAAATTAGGTTCTCTTATCCGGGAAGGAAAAACTGCCAAGTTTGTTCTCCAACTGAACGAAAAAGAAGTGCCAGTTTTTTTTACGGGAGCTACATTATTACCCGACGCATTTAAAGAAGGTGCCAGAGCAAGAGTGGACGGAGTTTGGAAAAACGGAGTCCTGGTTGCTGATAAGGTAGAAGCGAAATGTGCATCCAAATACGAAGCAGGTTATAAAGAAGAAGAACAATGA
- a CDS encoding TetR/AcrR family transcriptional regulator: protein MGLREIKKAKTRKLISDIARDLFIEKGYDAVTISEIAEKAEVAVTTLFNYFPTKESLIFDLEDEIDADILNAIRQRKKGQSILDALYQYFFSSKLFNPPDKKTFSGFGKLIRSSPELTSYLRGLWARYENSLAKEIQNDSGVNKMEAECIAKLILEGVSFACNSPSPKDVLNLTFKVLKNGWNK, encoded by the coding sequence ATGGGATTGCGCGAAATAAAGAAGGCCAAAACTCGAAAGCTTATCTCGGATATTGCTCGTGATCTATTTATAGAAAAAGGATATGACGCTGTTACTATCTCTGAAATAGCCGAAAAGGCGGAAGTTGCCGTTACTACACTTTTCAATTATTTTCCGACCAAAGAATCTCTCATTTTCGATCTTGAGGATGAGATAGATGCGGATATCTTGAATGCGATTCGGCAACGAAAGAAGGGCCAATCCATTTTGGATGCTCTTTATCAATATTTTTTCTCAAGCAAGTTATTCAACCCTCCTGATAAAAAAACATTCTCCGGATTTGGAAAACTTATCAGATCTTCACCTGAACTTACTTCCTATCTACGCGGGTTATGGGCACGTTATGAAAATTCTTTGGCTAAAGAGATCCAAAACGATTCCGGTGTGAATAAGATGGAAGCGGAATGTATTGCAAAATTGATTTTAGAAGGTGTGAGTTTTGCGTGTAACTCACCATCCCCAAAGGATGTATTAAATCTCACGTTTAAAGTTTTAAAAAATGGATGGAATAAATGA
- a CDS encoding YdcF family protein: protein MDTIFFAASKLAGAFLFPLPASLLLLVLFAFRLPKFKHKVWVLVPTLIIWVAATDSFSQWLVKGLEEKHPPVRLETLENSDAILVLGGAVDNLALYEQQVQLTSAAERMTDAVRLFQKRKAPRIVFTGGSGNLFFQTRKESDFALQFFESLGVPTKVVFLETESRNTKENAEKTAELFSRNKWKSAILITSAFHMERSLLVFANTGIKIHPWPTDYRSRVKILTIDDFIPSSQSLENTSIAWKERIGLFVYGFRESISTFLPLRIRYPWSKDWN, encoded by the coding sequence ATGGATACGATCTTTTTTGCGGCCTCCAAACTTGCAGGGGCCTTCTTATTTCCCCTACCCGCTTCCCTTCTTTTGTTGGTACTTTTTGCCTTCAGACTTCCCAAATTCAAACATAAGGTCTGGGTTTTAGTTCCTACACTTATTATCTGGGTCGCCGCCACTGATAGTTTTTCCCAATGGTTGGTCAAAGGCCTGGAAGAAAAACATCCTCCGGTCCGTTTAGAAACTCTGGAAAACTCGGATGCAATTTTAGTTTTGGGCGGGGCCGTAGACAATCTTGCCTTATACGAACAACAGGTACAATTGACTTCTGCTGCGGAACGAATGACTGACGCTGTAAGGTTATTTCAAAAAAGAAAAGCGCCACGTATCGTTTTCACCGGAGGTTCCGGGAATTTATTCTTCCAAACTAGAAAAGAATCCGACTTCGCTCTTCAATTTTTCGAATCTTTAGGAGTTCCTACAAAGGTCGTTTTTCTGGAGACTGAAAGCAGGAACACTAAGGAGAATGCGGAAAAAACGGCAGAACTTTTTAGTAGAAATAAATGGAAGTCCGCAATCCTGATTACTTCTGCATTTCATATGGAAAGGTCTCTACTGGTATTTGCAAACACTGGGATCAAGATACATCCTTGGCCAACAGACTATAGGTCCAGAGTCAAAATTCTGACTATAGACGATTTTATACCTTCTTCCCAAAGTCTGGAGAATACAAGCATCGCTTGGAAAGAGAGAATAGGCCTATTCGTTTACGGATTTAGAGAGAGTATTTCCACTTTTCTTCCCCTCCGTATCCGATATCCTTGGTCTAAGGACTGGAATTAA
- a CDS encoding CaiB/BaiF CoA transferase family protein, whose translation MNKGPLSGVKVVDLSLLLPGPLCSMYLGDMGAEIIKVENPRAMDATRVMFKKENGAPSLYLMLNRNKKAITLNLKREKSKEILFKLLEDADILLEGFRPDGLSKMGLGYDDLKEKFPKLIYCGIYGYGDSGAYKDFAGHDLNYLSLSGVLDQTGKNPQAPGFQLADIGGGTLTALSSILAALYYREKTGRGQKIAISMMEASLQFISLYGGIYSATGKNPEGGNELLSGKLPNYSTYKTKEGRWVALGALEEMFFKTFLRQSGLDSHLEKVPIAETHFAEWKKILTEYFSSKTLADLEPIFQNPDSCLTPVKTLDEVSKDPVMREKGMILDRKHKQYGDYIQFGSPFPFSESKVTYRTDPPDHGEHNQEILKSLGYTDSEIEELKKDKVI comes from the coding sequence ATGAACAAAGGTCCACTTTCGGGAGTTAAGGTAGTAGATTTAAGCTTATTGTTACCTGGCCCTTTATGCTCCATGTATTTAGGAGATATGGGAGCCGAGATCATCAAGGTAGAAAATCCGAGAGCAATGGATGCAACTAGAGTGATGTTCAAAAAGGAAAATGGTGCTCCTTCTTTATATCTGATGTTGAACAGGAATAAAAAAGCGATCACACTTAATCTCAAAAGAGAAAAGTCCAAAGAGATCTTATTCAAACTATTAGAAGATGCTGATATACTTTTGGAAGGGTTCCGTCCGGACGGACTTTCCAAAATGGGACTCGGTTATGATGACCTAAAAGAAAAATTCCCGAAACTGATATATTGCGGTATCTACGGTTATGGAGATTCCGGCGCTTATAAAGATTTTGCAGGACATGATTTAAATTATCTTTCTCTCTCAGGAGTATTGGATCAAACGGGAAAAAATCCTCAGGCACCTGGATTCCAATTGGCGGATATAGGAGGAGGGACGTTAACCGCACTCTCATCCATCTTAGCCGCATTGTATTATAGAGAAAAAACGGGTCGTGGACAAAAGATCGCTATTTCTATGATGGAAGCTTCTCTTCAATTCATCTCTTTATATGGCGGTATATATTCTGCTACAGGAAAAAATCCGGAAGGCGGAAATGAATTATTATCCGGAAAACTTCCGAATTATTCCACATACAAAACCAAAGAAGGCCGTTGGGTCGCGTTAGGCGCTCTGGAAGAAATGTTTTTCAAAACATTCTTAAGGCAATCCGGCCTCGACTCACATTTGGAAAAAGTACCTATTGCAGAAACACATTTTGCAGAATGGAAAAAGATCCTGACGGAATACTTCTCCTCTAAAACTCTGGCTGACCTGGAGCCAATATTCCAAAATCCTGATTCATGTCTTACTCCTGTCAAAACCCTGGACGAGGTTTCTAAAGATCCAGTAATGAGAGAAAAGGGAATGATCCTGGATCGTAAGCACAAACAATACGGGGATTATATACAATTCGGTTCCCCATTTCCTTTCTCGGAAAGTAAGGTGACCTACCGGACAGATCCTCCTGATCATGGGGAGCATAATCAGGAAATCCTAAAATCTTTGGGTTATACGGACTCTGAGATTGAAGAATTAAAGAAAGACAAAGTAATTTAA
- a CDS encoding polysaccharide deacetylase family protein, which yields MKTTFLVSLLFLIYCSSFETSTNTQTNHKNGPIGYYEGDPLPPKTAFLTFDDGPSDWTGDVLDVLKKENVKATFFVCGAWLPKASTRGNSFRKYKTVLIRMKEEGHTIGNHTLGHRNFAYMSPKKIESQLYENQKLYQNELGEYSGKLIWIRPPFGSPYIKTKNEVVRKRVSSVLQGKGLVFMWTKEFDSTDSKEWVKGEWYEKGPRIDPDSEKFRKKMDRIYNSLVYKTEGQGVVILFHDTHPTTKEVLPYIIEKLRSEGYTFATAEDYTRWRWGKTSEELSEEASD from the coding sequence ATGAAGACCACCTTTCTAGTATCTTTACTGTTTCTAATCTACTGTTCCAGTTTCGAAACTTCCACAAATACCCAAACGAATCATAAAAACGGCCCTATTGGATACTACGAAGGAGATCCACTTCCTCCTAAAACTGCATTCTTGACGTTCGATGACGGACCTTCCGACTGGACCGGTGATGTATTGGATGTGCTTAAAAAAGAAAATGTGAAAGCTACATTCTTTGTATGCGGTGCGTGGTTGCCTAAGGCCAGTACCAGAGGGAATAGTTTCCGAAAATACAAAACGGTTTTGATCCGAATGAAAGAAGAAGGCCATACGATCGGAAATCACACGCTTGGTCACCGGAACTTCGCTTACATGTCTCCGAAAAAGATAGAAAGTCAATTGTATGAAAACCAAAAATTATACCAAAATGAACTGGGAGAATATTCCGGAAAATTAATATGGATCCGACCACCTTTCGGGTCTCCTTATATCAAAACTAAAAACGAAGTAGTTCGAAAAAGAGTAAGTTCAGTGTTACAAGGAAAAGGCCTTGTATTCATGTGGACTAAAGAATTCGATTCTACGGATTCCAAAGAATGGGTGAAGGGAGAATGGTATGAAAAAGGGCCGAGGATCGATCCGGATAGTGAAAAATTCAGAAAGAAAATGGATCGTATCTATAACTCATTAGTATATAAAACGGAAGGACAGGGAGTAGTGATCTTATTCCATGATACACATCCTACTACCAAAGAAGTCCTACCGTATATCATAGAAAAATTGAGATCAGAAGGATATACTTTTGCTACTGCTGAGGATTATACAAGATGGCGTTGGGGAAAAACCAGCGAAGAGTTAAGCGAAGAAGCCTCGGATTGA
- a CDS encoding MBL fold metallo-hydrolase translates to MKIQRIIFSVISIGILTACAVTSNRSVLVNKGTPANIQDISPSDKGPIIVKKIIAADWLAEREGLINLKDPKAVAAGLQSGKESIQIYFYVMDHPKFGRYVIDTGLADIFRKDKKEWPVSGIVASQMNLGELKIHTTIKEWLQKEPKKVEGIFLTHLHLDHILGTQDFPAGTSMYTGQNEPGDSRFLHLFVQGSTDALLGHDTSLSELNFLGREGSPIRFLDFFGDQSLYIISVPGHTEGSIAFLIKSTNGVQLVTGDTCHTSWGWLNNVTPGGFTKDLERNKVSLDLLQAVAAKFPKIQIHPGHQSIPTPSK, encoded by the coding sequence GTGAAAATCCAAAGAATCATTTTTTCAGTTATATCTATCGGGATCCTAACAGCTTGTGCAGTTACTTCCAATCGCTCCGTTCTGGTGAATAAAGGAACTCCGGCAAATATCCAAGATATAAGTCCTTCTGACAAAGGACCGATCATCGTTAAAAAAATTATTGCTGCAGATTGGTTGGCAGAACGTGAGGGTTTGATCAATTTAAAGGATCCAAAAGCAGTTGCTGCAGGTTTGCAATCGGGCAAGGAGTCGATCCAAATTTATTTTTATGTAATGGATCATCCTAAGTTCGGCAGATATGTAATAGATACCGGGTTAGCCGATATATTTCGCAAAGATAAAAAAGAATGGCCTGTTTCAGGTATAGTTGCTTCTCAAATGAATCTAGGTGAGCTGAAGATTCATACTACGATTAAGGAATGGCTGCAAAAAGAACCCAAAAAAGTAGAAGGTATCTTCCTTACTCATTTACATTTAGATCATATTTTAGGCACTCAGGATTTTCCAGCGGGAACTTCAATGTATACCGGACAGAACGAACCGGGAGATTCTCGTTTTCTACACCTTTTTGTACAAGGAAGTACTGATGCGTTACTCGGACATGATACTTCACTTTCCGAATTAAACTTCTTGGGAAGAGAAGGTTCTCCGATTCGATTTTTAGATTTTTTCGGGGATCAATCTCTTTATATAATTTCCGTTCCCGGTCATACGGAAGGTAGTATTGCATTTTTAATAAAATCCACGAACGGGGTCCAACTAGTTACGGGGGATACTTGTCATACTAGCTGGGGTTGGCTAAATAATGTGACTCCAGGAGGTTTTACCAAGGATTTGGAAAGGAACAAAGTGAGTCTAGATTTGTTGCAGGCGGTAGCGGCTAAGTTCCCGAAAATTCAGATCCATCCAGGACACCAAAGTATTCCTACTCCTTCTAAATAG
- a CDS encoding alpha/beta fold hydrolase, whose protein sequence is MDRKTFNFRGIKLSYIDAGNKSLDPILIAHANGFSAGCYTYLIQKLSKTHRVLALDFCGHGQSEPNLEWKDWFFFRDQILALIETEGLKNVVGVGHSLGGASMLLSSYQRPDLFRKIFAMDPVILNFAYLLLASAFDTPLAKGAIKRRREFKDLSLVKKAFRKTPTFVNWSDEVFEDYLNSCFKKEGDKWALCCPPELEAKIFNSVSFLSLLQYRRIKTETHITIPRKYEVCSPSAAKRIIKGNPNSSLELWDGVSHFFPFERPEKTLERIIQKL, encoded by the coding sequence ATGGATAGAAAAACGTTTAACTTCCGTGGGATCAAACTTTCTTATATTGATGCGGGCAATAAATCCTTAGATCCGATCTTGATCGCTCATGCTAATGGATTCTCTGCAGGTTGTTATACTTATTTAATACAAAAACTTTCTAAAACTCATAGAGTTCTTGCTTTGGATTTTTGTGGTCATGGCCAATCGGAACCAAACTTGGAATGGAAGGATTGGTTTTTCTTTAGAGATCAGATTTTAGCTCTGATTGAAACCGAAGGTTTGAAGAATGTTGTGGGAGTCGGGCATTCTTTAGGAGGGGCAAGCATGTTACTTTCTTCTTACCAAAGACCTGATTTGTTCCGTAAAATTTTTGCAATGGATCCTGTGATCTTAAATTTCGCTTACCTTCTTCTTGCATCGGCTTTCGATACTCCTTTAGCAAAGGGTGCAATAAAAAGAAGAAGAGAATTTAAAGATCTGAGCCTTGTCAAAAAAGCATTTAGAAAGACTCCCACTTTTGTGAACTGGTCCGATGAAGTGTTCGAAGATTATTTGAATTCTTGTTTTAAAAAAGAAGGAGATAAATGGGCCTTATGTTGTCCTCCTGAATTAGAAGCTAAAATTTTTAACTCTGTTAGCTTCTTAAGTTTACTACAATATAGAAGGATCAAAACAGAAACACATATCACGATTCCCAGAAAATACGAAGTATGTTCTCCTTCTGCCGCAAAAAGGATTATCAAAGGAAATCCAAACTCAAGTTTAGAGTTATGGGATGGTGTATCTCATTTTTTTCCGTTCGAGCGTCCTGAAAAAACCCTGGAAAGAATCATTCAAAAATTATAA
- a CDS encoding DUF1761 family protein produces the protein MIQSIVAPIIAGVAGFICAFIFSGPLYFGLSKFLNLPTQEEKKDLGIRIFLNFCVFLATAFSISLILQYMSLQNKAHGQSIAFILWFGFIFTSSSIDVIWKGKHLKLWIFESISSLITIQVLMFVLLLFYK, from the coding sequence ATGATACAAAGTATCGTAGCGCCTATTATTGCAGGGGTAGCTGGATTTATCTGCGCCTTTATTTTTAGTGGCCCTCTTTATTTCGGTCTTTCAAAATTTCTGAATCTACCTACCCAAGAAGAGAAAAAAGATCTTGGAATCCGAATATTTTTGAACTTCTGTGTTTTCCTAGCTACTGCATTTTCTATCTCATTGATCCTGCAGTATATGAGCTTACAAAATAAAGCTCATGGCCAATCGATTGCTTTCATCTTGTGGTTCGGATTTATATTTACTTCCAGCTCTATCGATGTGATTTGGAAAGGTAAACATCTAAAATTATGGATTTTTGAATCTATATCCTCCCTAATTACGATCCAAGTTTTAATGTTCGTTCTATTACTATTTTATAAATGA
- a CDS encoding helix-turn-helix domain-containing protein, with the protein MEESQIGTLFYFGARVFLAQKGLTTDPHSHYAVSILISLTSKFKVIEESGNVLEFQAVVLAPNTYHTLSAENSDMIVLQIDPYGIDYASVADRFGRKGISEIPFENLEPVLSRCKNLFHENINCQAAKELFEDILACVGTEKPSRVSLDPRVLSATLRMKSALPGSISVPELAKETGFSETRFMHVFKLQMGLPVRQYQLWLRLHEAAKLLKEGGNLTEASHAAGFADQAHLSRTFKRMFGVQPSKFLGANTNVAVHFCV; encoded by the coding sequence ATGGAAGAATCTCAAATCGGAACATTATTCTATTTCGGAGCCAGAGTATTCTTGGCCCAAAAAGGACTGACCACAGATCCCCACTCTCACTATGCAGTTTCCATCTTAATCTCTTTGACTTCTAAGTTCAAAGTGATAGAAGAATCCGGCAATGTGTTGGAGTTCCAAGCTGTGGTTTTAGCTCCGAATACTTATCATACTCTTTCTGCAGAAAATTCCGATATGATCGTTTTGCAGATCGACCCCTATGGTATCGACTATGCATCTGTTGCTGATAGGTTTGGAAGAAAAGGAATCTCAGAGATCCCTTTTGAAAATTTAGAACCCGTTCTCTCAAGATGTAAGAATCTATTTCATGAAAATATAAATTGCCAAGCCGCCAAAGAACTTTTCGAAGATATTCTTGCTTGTGTAGGAACTGAAAAACCTTCCAGAGTTTCTTTAGACCCCAGAGTTCTATCAGCAACTCTTAGGATGAAATCCGCTCTTCCCGGTTCCATCTCCGTTCCGGAACTTGCAAAAGAAACAGGGTTCTCAGAAACAAGGTTTATGCATGTTTTCAAATTGCAAATGGGCCTTCCTGTAAGACAATACCAACTTTGGTTGAGACTACATGAAGCAGCAAAACTTTTGAAGGAAGGCGGAAATCTGACCGAAGCTTCTCATGCTGCCGGTTTTGCAGACCAAGCACATTTAAGTAGGACTTTCAAAAGAATGTTCGGTGTACAACCTTCTAAGTTTTTAGGTGCGAACACGAACGTTGCAGTCCATTTTTGCGTTTAA
- a CDS encoding tautomerase family protein, whose protein sequence is MPYINLKVAGPLTKEQKQQITKEFTETLTKVAAKPPESTYIVIDEVSRENWAVGGKLLE, encoded by the coding sequence ATGCCATATATCAATTTAAAAGTAGCCGGGCCTCTAACCAAAGAGCAAAAACAGCAGATAACTAAAGAATTCACAGAAACTCTTACGAAAGTTGCCGCAAAACCTCCTGAATCCACATATATCGTGATCGATGAAGTTTCCAGAGAGAATTGGGCAGTGGGTGGAAAACTCTTAGAGTAA
- a CDS encoding SMR family transporter, whose product MKLTVIIIFVVALFFNALANILIKASSLGDKTNTASGIEGLIKAFLHPVFFAGLASFGIALLGYRWVLGNGLKLSLAYPLFTSAGFIIVLVASAIFFKEELNWTQWTGIGLILAGVWLTSAEMFV is encoded by the coding sequence ATGAAATTAACGGTGATAATCATTTTCGTAGTCGCATTATTCTTCAATGCCTTAGCAAATATTTTAATCAAGGCAAGTTCTTTAGGAGATAAAACAAATACGGCTTCCGGAATAGAAGGATTGATCAAAGCATTTTTACATCCAGTGTTCTTTGCGGGACTTGCTTCTTTCGGGATCGCGTTATTAGGTTATAGATGGGTATTAGGTAATGGATTAAAATTATCCTTAGCGTATCCACTTTTCACTTCCGCAGGATTTATCATTGTGCTCGTTGCTTCCGCTATATTTTTTAAAGAAGAACTAAACTGGACCCAATGGACCGGCATCGGTTTGATACTCGCTGGAGTATGGTTGACTTCTGCGGAAATGTTTGTCTAA